The Lolium perenne isolate Kyuss_39 chromosome 6, Kyuss_2.0, whole genome shotgun sequence genome segment GACTCAGAAGGATTTTGCTCAGACTGCTCAGGGTTGTGGCAAAAATTTGATAAGACTGATAAATGATGTACTTGATCGTGCAAAGTTTGAGGCTGGAAGGTTGGAACTTGAGGCAGTGCCTTTCGACTTGCGATCACTATTGGACGATGTGATCTCTTTGTTTCCTTCAAAGTTAAAAGAGAAGAGCATAGAGGTATCTTATTATAAGCATAGATCATTAAATATGGTTCTTCTGCACTCATAGTCAATTAGTCATAATGGGCTTGCAGTCATTATTTGCAGTTCAGTGCAAACAGATGGTACAAACATACCAATCTTTCCTATATCTCCTTTCCTGCAGCATATTATTTCCTAATGTTCTTATTGCCGCAGCTTGCAGTGTTTGTGTGTGATGATGTCCCAAAACTTGTCATTGGTGATCCTTGGAGATTTCAACAGATAGTAACAAATTTAGTGGGCAACGCAGTCAAAGTAAGCAGTAATCTTTGTATCATGGCATTTTTCTGCTGTTCGCATACTTTATAACTTAAAATAATATTGTAACTTTTCAGTTTTCTGTATTCAGTTCTGTTAATACATTTAGATAATTTTCTGAGTTCACTGTTAATTGTCCAGTTCACAGAACGGGGTCATGTTTTTGTGCGGGTCTCTTTGGCTGAACAGTCAAATGTGGAAACTTGTCGGGTCCCTAATGTAACCCTCAATGGAAAAGATTGTAAAGTTGAGTCCACAGCTAATGGTGCCTTCAATACATTGAGTGGGTTTCAAGCTGCGGATGAACGAAATAGCTGGGAATATTTTAAGCTGCTGCTCTCTGATAAGGAGTTACCTTCGAATGAGCTTGAGGGTGAAAAATGTAACCAAATGGATGCCGATCAGGTGACCTTGATGATAAGCATTGAAGATACAGGTGTTGGTATCCCACTGCATGCACAAGATCGTGTTTTTACGCCTTTTATGCAGGCGGATAGTTCAACTTCAAGGAACTATGGTGGAACTGGCATTGGTTTAAGCATCAGCAAATGTCTGGCCGAACTTATGGGCGGGCAAATAAGTTTCACTAGCCGTCCTTCCATTGGCAGTACATTTACATTCTCAGCTGTTGTGAAGCGTGCATCCGAAGATACTTCAAGTGATTCAGAGAGGAGCCTTTGCGAGGCACTACCAACTGCCTTTAGGGGAATGAAGGCGATCTTGGTAGATGGGAAACCTGTACGTAGTGCTGTCACTAGATATCACCTTAACAGGTTGGGAATAACTGTTCAAGTTGTGAATAATATGAGTATGGGAGTTCAGGCCTTTGGGCAAAACGGTGCAACAGAGTCAAGGTGAGTTTCCGTTCAGTCAGTTTCATTTCCTAATAGAACTTGTTGCTGACATTTAAAAATAGAGGACGCATAATAGCTTAACCGATTACTAGATATATCATCAACCAATCCATTGATATAAGCTGGACCAAAGGTAGGAAATGATGTTTTACTGCTGATACAGGAGATTTCACATGGGCTCTAAGAGGCTAAAGTCCCCATAATTGTCATGGCCTCATGGGTAGTGATGTAGATAGATTTGTACTAGTTTCTTAGTCCCCATAATAGTCATGGCCTCATGGGCAAGGAGGTAGAAAGATTTATACTACTTCATATAAATATTTCCTAATATTATAGACAAATGCAATCCTACTTATCATAATACATAGACAATCGTGCAAGTTGTTTGGCAAGTTGTAGTTGATGGAAGGATCGGAATTTCTTTGCGAGTGAAAGAAAAAGAACAATGAAGTATAGTACTGAGAGAGTGAATATCCTGAGATTACAAAACTTGAGAACATGTGCTTGTCTAGTCAAACGTTTCGAGTAAAAAAATAAGACCTTATAAAGACAGGAACTAATCCTCACTACCACTACTAAGTATTTGTATTCACGCACCATAAAATATTCTTCGACGCCTGCCGAGTCTCATTTCTCCATGTACTTTATTTTCTTGCAGAGAAAAACCCTCCATGCTTTTTATTCAGAATGACATCTGGAGGCCTGAGACAGATATTCAGCTATTGAATCGGTTACATGCTCTCAGGATGAATGGTCAAGTTCACGAGTTGCCCAAATTGATCCTCTTGGTCACGTCTGAAGCTGATAAAGAGAAGTACGGATCCACGTTCAATGCTGTGCTGTGTAAGCCTATCAGAGCAAGCACAATAGCTTCTTGTCTGCAACAGCTGCTACAAGTGGAGATACCTGTAAGGAAAGAAAATCAAAATAGGCCCTCATTTCTCCGTAACCTGTTGGTTGGGAAGAATATATTGGTTGTGGATGATAACAAGGTAAACCTGCGAGTTGCTCACGCCGCACTAAAGAAGTATGGTGCCAAGGTTCATTGCGTTGAAAGTGGCAAGGATGCCATCTCCTTGCTTCAACCACCACACTTCTTCGATGCATGTTTTATGGATGTTCAAATGCCTGAGATGGATGGGTAAGATTTTGTGCTATTCATTAGTCTGCTGCAGTTGTCATTTCTAGCTTTATTTCTTCTTAATGCTTGGTCCATTCAAATGTCCCAAGTTAGAGAGGagtgctttcctagacttatactATGTGTTAAGATTACATGCTCAATACAATCTCAAATGGTAGTGACTGCTGATTGACAATGTTATGTATTCTTCAGGTTTGAGGCAACCAGGCAAATAAGGGAAATGGAGAAGAAAGCGAATGAGGAAAAGAGAGAGCAGTCGACTTCAGCAGAAGGTTCAACATCTGCGGATTGGCATTTGCCTGTTCTGGCAATGACTGCTGATGTTATTCAGGCAACTTACGACAAGTGTATAAAATCGGGAATGGATGGGTATGTGTCGAAACCATTCGACGAGCAGCAGCTGTACCAAGCGGTCTCCAGATTAGTGGTGGGAACAACTGATCCGGCTCCATGATCTGCTCGATTGGCTGGATCCAGGCCTCGTTAGTTGAAGTGGTTTCAAGCTGACTCTGACTCTTACAGTAGACGGAAAGGTGGAGAAGGTACCTTGAGCTAGTGAAGTTCGTTGCAGCAGCGGTACCGATGATGCACATTTCTGCTGCAGACCAGGGGCGTTGCAGCCATGGTAATGATGACGCGTTGCGGTCGGCATTTCGGCTGCAGCCCAGGGGAGAACACGAAGAAGGTACCTTGAGATAGGTAGATTAGGGTTTTTTTTTGGTTTGGGTGTTGGTAGACAGATGTATGTTGTTGTATCTTCTGTCTGTTCATTCTTTGAAAATATAACACCTCTGTGCTGTGCTGTGCTGCACTGCACTGCACTGCACTCCCCCGAGTTTCAGAGCCCTGTGAAAAGAAAGAAATGGTCGACTTTTCAAGTGTCTCCTGTAGTGTCTGCATATCCATTGTCATGGAAGTTATTGCGAAACTGTTGGGCCAGATAGCAGGACTTGCTAGGGTTCTTGTCAGCTGTCGTTGCCTTCGTTGTTAGCTTGAGCGACTCCCTAGGGCTCCTTGGCTGGTCTGATTTCGTCTCTGCAAATAGATCACACCAGGGTTTAGGGAGAGCATTGTACATTTTGCTGTGAAGTGGATAGGTCGCTGAAATGTTTACCGCTCTGGGTCGAAGTTCATGTGCACGGCCAATCCAACTAGTAAAATACGTACGTACCCTTCGCTCGTGACCTCAGGCGATTAGGGTTATCTGCCTCCCGTCGGCGGCCGCCTCTGTGGGCTTCGGGCCATGGAGGTGGGGCAGATCGCGGCCCTCGTCGACGGGAGGGCTCCATTTTCCAGTTTTGGGAGCTTCATTTTCCGTCTTTAGGGCTTTTGTTTGTAGGGGCGGCGctcaggtggtggtggcggcgcctcgtgcaaTAATATTTTCCCGGCTTCAACCCCATCTCGACGGCGACGTCGAGAAGCTTGTGGGTATGGTGTGGTCTTCGAGGATTTTGTCTGGCTGTGGGGATCTTCGGATCGTCAAGGAGCTTCATCGGCAGTTCATCCTACTTCTTCGTCTCTGGGACGGATGTGGTCTTTTCGACCCGTTCGGCGATTTCCCGTCCGCAATTAACAACGTCAGGCTGGCtcagggaggagcggcagcggcggcgcgccgtcgacacggtctggaggttgaagatgaagggcTTCTCAAGGATCTCGTTGTAATTTTCATTTTTCTTGAGCTGCTTTGTACTGTTCGGTGTTTCTTTTAATGCCAGTGTCCTATTCGCAAAAGAAAAAAGTTCATGTGCACGTCTGCACTAGTACTTGATATGAAATCTCAGGACACCATCACTGTCACCGCTGGCTTCTTCTGCCATGGGTTTGACTTCTTATCACATCTGAACCGTTCATGGCTCGTTTAATTGCTCTGAACGCCTACTGTGCTCCTGCAGGCTAGTACGCTGCGGCGATGCGAGCCGTATCGACGACAGGTTTCCGGTACGGCGTCGGCACGGAAGCTGGCTCGCTGCAGAGGCCTCTCTCAGGCGAGCAGCTGGCGGCGAACCTTCCGATGCGACGCGACCTGACAGGCTGAGCTGAGTCAGCCCGTGACGCCGCGGCGATACTCGCTTGTGGCCTCTGAAGTCCAGACGACGCCCAGCTGAGATCGGGATTCGGCACCCGCGTCGCGCTGCGTGGCCGGCCCACGGATCACCAGTAGGAAGTTCGTTTACCTTTGGAGAGTGCATGTCCCTTAAAAAAATCAGGGTTGTCCTATGGAGGCTTGCACGACAATCTATCCCGACTATGAACGTTCTTGCTAGGGTACCCTTTCAGGGCCGCCGCCGGCACCTGTGTCGTCCCTCTAGGTGGCCCAGGGGGAAAATACCACACACACCGAGAGCCAATAGCAGGAGCCTCGCGTCACTGCTGTCGTAGGCGTCGACCACGGAGGTGGCGGGTCCTGCCTCCCAATGGGTGGCAGGGGGCCTCGCGCTGCTTCATGCATGAGTGGTGGAGAACGAAATATGGTGGCGTCCTAGCCGGTTTCAATGGTAGAGTTGCAATCGTGGACGAAGGCAGAACGATCAGAGCCCATCCTTAGGTAGAGGCGATAGATCCCCGGTCGGATCTCCTCTCTGTCCTTGGTGTCAACTCTATTGTGGGCTGGTTGGATGGATTCAGGCCATGTGCCTAGATTCATGTGACATGGTCCTTTCTTCTGTGTTCGTGGCGCCTCCGACGAGCTGACCTCATGTGCCTACAAATCTCCTTGTTCGAGGGACCACCGCTAGGGAGAAATCCTTTGGTCGACCGTGTTGTGGCGGCTGATGCGATGATGTCTACGGGCACCGCGAACTCCTTCGAGGGCATTGCCACAGTGGTGGTCTTGATGAGCTTTGAGGAAAGACTCAGGTTTGGCTTGCCGGAACGGATAGTGCCGGCGT includes the following:
- the LOC127306187 gene encoding probable histidine kinase 6, producing the protein MGSGSKLGKKEDGGRGMEKEAKQQQQLQLRQRHAARRGRRPLAALAFVAMAVACSAAVHWQLRRETMERAELRLVSMCEERARMLQEQFGVTVNHVHALSILISIFHFEKNPSAIDQDTFAKYTAMTSFERPLLNGIAYAERIFPHEKEMFERKHGWIMKTMNREAAPLQEEYAPVIFSQDTVSYLARMDMMSGEEDRENILRARTTGKPVLTNPFRLLGSNHLGVVLTFAVYRPNLPADASVEQRVEATAGYLGGAFDVETLVENLLSKLAGNQDILVNVYDVTNASEPMAMYGSQTPDDKVGLLHVSMLDFGDPFRRHEMRCSYTQKPPLPWSAISNPLGTFVIWMLVGYIICAAWSRYDKVTEDCRKMEELKTQAEAADIAKSQFLATVSHEIRTPMNGVLGMLDMLLGTDLTMTQKDFAQTAQGCGKNLIRLINDVLDRAKFEAGRLELEAVPFDLRSLLDDVISLFPSKLKEKSIELAVFVCDDVPKLVIGDPWRFQQIVTNLVGNAVKFTERGHVFVRVSLAEQSNVETCRVPNVTLNGKDCKVESTANGAFNTLSGFQAADERNSWEYFKLLLSDKELPSNELEGEKCNQMDADQVTLMISIEDTGVGIPLHAQDRVFTPFMQADSSTSRNYGGTGIGLSISKCLAELMGGQISFTSRPSIGSTFTFSAVVKRASEDTSSDSERSLCEALPTAFRGMKAILVDGKPVRSAVTRYHLNRLGITVQVVNNMSMGVQAFGQNGATESREKPSMLFIQNDIWRPETDIQLLNRLHALRMNGQVHELPKLILLVTSEADKEKYGSTFNAVLCKPIRASTIASCLQQLLQVEIPVRKENQNRPSFLRNLLVGKNILVVDDNKVNLRVAHAALKKYGAKVHCVESGKDAISLLQPPHFFDACFMDVQMPEMDGFEATRQIREMEKKANEEKREQSTSAEGSTSADWHLPVLAMTADVIQATYDKCIKSGMDGYVSKPFDEQQLYQAVSRLVVGTTDPAP